In Pelmatolapia mariae isolate MD_Pm_ZW linkage group LG8, Pm_UMD_F_2, whole genome shotgun sequence, one genomic interval encodes:
- the cpn1 gene encoding carboxypeptidase N catalytic chain gives MQQPWTLPWLCALLLGLMGFLVSGSDFQHHKYEDMVRALFAVQSECPYITRIYSIGHSVEGRHLYVLEFSDNPGIHEALEPEFKYVGNMHGNEVLGRELLIKFSQFLCEEYRARNQRIVRLIHDTRIHILPSMNPDGYEVAARQGPEFNGYLVGRGNARDIDLNRDFPDLNALMYYYEKTKGRNHHLPLPDNWEHQVQPETLAVIKWMQNYNFILSANLHGGAVVANYPFDKSRDGRVRGRTTYSATPDDKIFRKLARTYSYGHGWMHKGWNCGDYFDEGITNGASWYSLSKGMQDFNYLYTNCFEITLELSCDKFPPASALPREWLGNREALVSYLEQVHHGIKGMVYDENNNPISKAEISVAGINHDVTAGVDGDYFRLLLPGTYTVTASAPGYLPFTSTVTVGPAEAIQLHFYLKPAPKQNLKVKPHHGRRNLSSPKAPLKLGPR, from the exons ATGCAGCAACCCTGGACTCTTCCCTGGCTCTGTGCTCTCCTGCTGGGGCTGATGGGGTTCCTGGTGTCGGGCTCAGACTTCCAGCATCACAAATACGAGGACATGGTACGAGCTCTGTTTGCAGTGCAGAGCGAATGCCCCTACATCACGCGCATTTACAGCATCGGGCACAGCGTGGAGGGTCGCCACCTCTATGTCCTGGAGTTCAGCGATAACCCGGGCATCCACGAAGCAT TGGAGCCTGAGTTCAAGTACGTGGGCAACATGCATGGCAACGAGGTGCTTGGGCGTGAGCTTCTCATCAAGTTCTCCCAGTTCTTGTGCGAGGAGTACCGAGCCAGAAACCAGCGAATCGTGAGGCTGATCCACGACACGCGCATCCACATCCTGCCTTCCATGAACCCCGATGGCTACGAGGTGGCTGCCAGACAG GGTCCGGAGTTCAACGGTTACCTAGTGGGTCGAGGGAATGCCAGAGATATCGATCTAAACCGCGACTTTCCGGACCTGAACGCGCTCATGTACTACTACGAGAAAACCAAAGGACGAAACCACCACCTGCCCCTGCCGGACAACTGGGAGCATCAG GTTCAACCAGAGACTTTGGCTGTGATAAAATGGATGCAAAATTACAACTTCATCCTGTCAGCGAATCTTCacggaggagccgtggtggcCAATTACCCCTTCGACAAGTCGAGAGATGGGCGCGTTCGAGGGCGGACCACCTATTCGGCCACGCCTGATGACAAGATCTTCAGAAAG TTGGCGAGAACCTACTCATACGGTCACGGCTGGATGCACAAGGGCTGGAACTGTGGCGACTACTTTGATGAGGGGATCACCAATGGGGCCAGCTGGTACTCTTTGTCCAAAG GCATGCAGGACTTCAACTACTTGTACACCAACTGCTTCGAGATCACTCTGGAGCTGAGCTGCGATAAGTTTCCTCCGGCATCAGCACTGCCGAGAGAATGGCTGGGCAACCGGGAAGCGCTGGTTTCATACCTAGAACAG GTGCATCATGGGATAAAAGGCATGGTGTATGATGAAAACAACAACCCCATCAGCAAAGCAGAGATCTCAGTAGCTGGCATCAACCATGATGTGACCGCAG GAGTTGATGGCGACTACTTCAGACTTCTGTTGCCAGGCACTTACACTGTAACAGCCTCTGCGCCCGGTTACCTCCCTTTCACCAGCACTGTCACAGTGGGACCAGCTGAGGCCATACAG CTTCATTTTTACTTGAAACCAGCaccaaaacaaaacctgaaGGTGAAGCCGCACCACGGCAGGAGGAACCTCTCATCTCCTAAAGCCCCCTTGAAGCTTGGCCCAAGATGA